A single window of Vigna unguiculata cultivar IT97K-499-35 chromosome 1, ASM411807v1, whole genome shotgun sequence DNA harbors:
- the LOC114179281 gene encoding ultraviolet-B receptor UVR8-like isoform X6, with translation MNGEGSEAMQVEKEMLVYMWGYLPGALPQRTPLLTPVLVRVPPSGYSWSDVCGGGCGFAMAISEPGKLITWGSSDDLGQSYVTSGKHGETPEPFPLPTEVTIVKAASGWAHCVAVTDCGEVYTWGWRECVPSGKVFGESSTGVKPEKDVPARQSSFLTEQRTASSTSGEESTKRRRVSSSKQTAETSSSSDENLTALPCLVTLNPGIRIASVAAGGRHTLALSDIGQVWGWGYGGEDMSLSLARGSMSSDGQNFRVPGSYIKAIACGGRHSAVITDAGAVLTFGWGLYGQVIKCGQGSTDDELSPTCVSSLLGIRTEGVAAGLWHTVCTSADGDVYAFGGNQFGQLGTGSDQAETIPRLLDCPSLENVNVKRISCGARHSALVTDTGKVFCWGWNKYGQLGLGDVIDRNIPSEVTLEGCVAKNVACGWWHTLLLAESPI, from the exons ATGAATGGCGAGGGGAGTGAAGCAATGCAAGTGGAGAAGGAGATGTTGGTGTACATGTGGGGTTACCTCCCCGGAGCTCTGCCGCAGAGGACGCCGCTGCTGACGCCGGTCCTCGTTAGGGTTCCGCCGTCAGGTTACTCCTGGAGTGATGTTTGCGGCGGCGGTTGTGGATTTGCCATGGCTATCTCTG AGCCCGGAAAGCTCATAACATGGGGTTCATCAGATGATTTAGGCCAAAGCTATGTTACATCAGGCAAACATGGG GAAACACCAGAGCCTTTCCCTCTTCCAACTGAAGTGACTATTGTAAAAGCTGCATCTGGATGGGCGCATTGTGTTGCAGTCACTG ACTGTGGAGAAGTTTATACATGGGGATGGAGGGAATGTGTTCCCTCTGGGAAGGTGTTTGGTGAATCATCAACTGGGGTGAAACCTGAAAAGGATGTACCGGCAAGGCAAAGTTCATTCTTGACGGAGCAAA GAACTGCTTCTAGTACCAGTGGAGAAGAAagtacaaaaagaagaagagttTCTTCATCAAAGCAAACAGCTGAAACCTCTTCTTCCAGTGATGAAAATCTGACAGCGTTGCCATGTCTTGTCACACTAAACCCAGGCATAAGGATAGCAAGTGTTGCTGCTGGTGGTCGCCATACCTTAGCATTGTCAG ATATAGGACAGGTGTGGGGTTGGGGCTATGGAGGTGAAG ATATGTCGTTGTCACTGGCTCGAGGAAGCATGAGTTCAGATGGACAAAATTTCAGAGTACCAGGAAGTTATATAAAGGCAATTGCCTGCGGAGGTCGACACAGTGCAGTAATAACAG ATGCTGGAGCTGTGCTTACATTTGGTTGGGGACTTTATGGACAGGTAATTAAG TGTGGGCAAGGAAGTACAGATGATGAACTGAGTCCGACCTGTGTATCTTCCTTATTGGGTATTCGAACAGAGGGGGTTGCTGCAGGACTGTGGCATACTGTGTGTACATCTGCTGATGGTGATGTATATGCATTTGGTGGAAACCAGTTTGGGCAGCTGGGAACTGGCTCTGACCAAGCTGAG ACTATACCAAGGCTCCTGGATTGTCCGAGCTTGGAAAATGTCAACGTTAAGAGGATATCTTGTGGGGCGCGCCACTCTGCTCTAGTAACAG ATACGGGAAAAGTCTTCTGCTGGGGATGGAACAAGTATGGACAG TTGGGCCTTGGGGACGTGATTGACCGTAACATTCCTTCCGAAGTCACCCTCGAAGGTTGCGTAGCTAAAAACGTTGCATGCGGCTGGTGGCATACTCTTCTTCTGGCCGAGTCCCCCATTTGA
- the LOC114179281 gene encoding ultraviolet-B receptor UVR8-like isoform X1, translating to MNGEGSEAMQVEKEMLVYMWGYLPGALPQRTPLLTPVLVRVPPSGYSWSDVCGGGCGFAMAISEPGKLITWGSSDDLGQSYVTSGKHGETPEPFPLPTEVTIVKAASGWAHCVAVTDCGEVYTWGWRECVPSGKVFGESSTGVKPEKDVPARQSSFLTEQRTASSTSGEESTKRRRVSSSKQTAETSSSSDENLTALPCLVTLNPGIRIASVAAGGRHTLALSVSDIGQVWGWGYGGEGQLGLGSRIRMVSSPHLVPCINTSSYGKDMSLSLARGSMSSDGQNFRVPGSYIKAIACGGRHSAVITDAGAVLTFGWGLYGQVIKCGQGSTDDELSPTCVSSLLGIRTEGVAAGLWHTVCTSADGDVYAFGGNQFGQLGTGSDQAETIPRLLDCPSLENVNVKRISCGARHSALVTDTGKVFCWGWNKYGQLGLGDVIDRNIPSEVTLEGCVAKNVACGWWHTLLLAESPI from the exons ATGAATGGCGAGGGGAGTGAAGCAATGCAAGTGGAGAAGGAGATGTTGGTGTACATGTGGGGTTACCTCCCCGGAGCTCTGCCGCAGAGGACGCCGCTGCTGACGCCGGTCCTCGTTAGGGTTCCGCCGTCAGGTTACTCCTGGAGTGATGTTTGCGGCGGCGGTTGTGGATTTGCCATGGCTATCTCTG AGCCCGGAAAGCTCATAACATGGGGTTCATCAGATGATTTAGGCCAAAGCTATGTTACATCAGGCAAACATGGG GAAACACCAGAGCCTTTCCCTCTTCCAACTGAAGTGACTATTGTAAAAGCTGCATCTGGATGGGCGCATTGTGTTGCAGTCACTG ACTGTGGAGAAGTTTATACATGGGGATGGAGGGAATGTGTTCCCTCTGGGAAGGTGTTTGGTGAATCATCAACTGGGGTGAAACCTGAAAAGGATGTACCGGCAAGGCAAAGTTCATTCTTGACGGAGCAAA GAACTGCTTCTAGTACCAGTGGAGAAGAAagtacaaaaagaagaagagttTCTTCATCAAAGCAAACAGCTGAAACCTCTTCTTCCAGTGATGAAAATCTGACAGCGTTGCCATGTCTTGTCACACTAAACCCAGGCATAAGGATAGCAAGTGTTGCTGCTGGTGGTCGCCATACCTTAGCATTGTCAG TTTCAGATATAGGACAGGTGTGGGGTTGGGGCTATGGAGGTGAAGGTCAGCTTGGTTTGGGTTCTAGAATACGAATGGTGTCCTCTCCTCATCTAGTTCCTTGTATTAATACCTCTTCTTATGGTAAAGATATGTCGTTGTCACTGGCTCGAGGAAGCATGAGTTCAGATGGACAAAATTTCAGAGTACCAGGAAGTTATATAAAGGCAATTGCCTGCGGAGGTCGACACAGTGCAGTAATAACAG ATGCTGGAGCTGTGCTTACATTTGGTTGGGGACTTTATGGACAGGTAATTAAG TGTGGGCAAGGAAGTACAGATGATGAACTGAGTCCGACCTGTGTATCTTCCTTATTGGGTATTCGAACAGAGGGGGTTGCTGCAGGACTGTGGCATACTGTGTGTACATCTGCTGATGGTGATGTATATGCATTTGGTGGAAACCAGTTTGGGCAGCTGGGAACTGGCTCTGACCAAGCTGAG ACTATACCAAGGCTCCTGGATTGTCCGAGCTTGGAAAATGTCAACGTTAAGAGGATATCTTGTGGGGCGCGCCACTCTGCTCTAGTAACAG ATACGGGAAAAGTCTTCTGCTGGGGATGGAACAAGTATGGACAG TTGGGCCTTGGGGACGTGATTGACCGTAACATTCCTTCCGAAGTCACCCTCGAAGGTTGCGTAGCTAAAAACGTTGCATGCGGCTGGTGGCATACTCTTCTTCTGGCCGAGTCCCCCATTTGA
- the LOC114179281 gene encoding ultraviolet-B receptor UVR8-like isoform X5 — protein sequence MNGEGSEAMQVEKEMLVYMWGYLPGALPQRTPLLTPVLVRVPPSGYSWSDVCGGGCGFAMAISEPGKLITWGSSDDLGQSYVTSGKHGETPEPFPLPTEVTIVKAASGWAHCVAVTDCGEVYTWGWRECVPSGKVFGESSTGVKPEKDVPARQSSFLTEQRTASSTSGEESTKRRRVSSSKQTAETSSSSDENLTALPCLVTLNPGIRIASVAAGGRHTLALSVSDIGQVWGWGYGGEDMSLSLARGSMSSDGQNFRVPGSYIKAIACGGRHSAVITDAGAVLTFGWGLYGQVIKCGQGSTDDELSPTCVSSLLGIRTEGVAAGLWHTVCTSADGDVYAFGGNQFGQLGTGSDQAETIPRLLDCPSLENVNVKRISCGARHSALVTDTGKVFCWGWNKYGQLGLGDVIDRNIPSEVTLEGCVAKNVACGWWHTLLLAESPI from the exons ATGAATGGCGAGGGGAGTGAAGCAATGCAAGTGGAGAAGGAGATGTTGGTGTACATGTGGGGTTACCTCCCCGGAGCTCTGCCGCAGAGGACGCCGCTGCTGACGCCGGTCCTCGTTAGGGTTCCGCCGTCAGGTTACTCCTGGAGTGATGTTTGCGGCGGCGGTTGTGGATTTGCCATGGCTATCTCTG AGCCCGGAAAGCTCATAACATGGGGTTCATCAGATGATTTAGGCCAAAGCTATGTTACATCAGGCAAACATGGG GAAACACCAGAGCCTTTCCCTCTTCCAACTGAAGTGACTATTGTAAAAGCTGCATCTGGATGGGCGCATTGTGTTGCAGTCACTG ACTGTGGAGAAGTTTATACATGGGGATGGAGGGAATGTGTTCCCTCTGGGAAGGTGTTTGGTGAATCATCAACTGGGGTGAAACCTGAAAAGGATGTACCGGCAAGGCAAAGTTCATTCTTGACGGAGCAAA GAACTGCTTCTAGTACCAGTGGAGAAGAAagtacaaaaagaagaagagttTCTTCATCAAAGCAAACAGCTGAAACCTCTTCTTCCAGTGATGAAAATCTGACAGCGTTGCCATGTCTTGTCACACTAAACCCAGGCATAAGGATAGCAAGTGTTGCTGCTGGTGGTCGCCATACCTTAGCATTGTCAG TTTCAGATATAGGACAGGTGTGGGGTTGGGGCTATGGAGGTGAAG ATATGTCGTTGTCACTGGCTCGAGGAAGCATGAGTTCAGATGGACAAAATTTCAGAGTACCAGGAAGTTATATAAAGGCAATTGCCTGCGGAGGTCGACACAGTGCAGTAATAACAG ATGCTGGAGCTGTGCTTACATTTGGTTGGGGACTTTATGGACAGGTAATTAAG TGTGGGCAAGGAAGTACAGATGATGAACTGAGTCCGACCTGTGTATCTTCCTTATTGGGTATTCGAACAGAGGGGGTTGCTGCAGGACTGTGGCATACTGTGTGTACATCTGCTGATGGTGATGTATATGCATTTGGTGGAAACCAGTTTGGGCAGCTGGGAACTGGCTCTGACCAAGCTGAG ACTATACCAAGGCTCCTGGATTGTCCGAGCTTGGAAAATGTCAACGTTAAGAGGATATCTTGTGGGGCGCGCCACTCTGCTCTAGTAACAG ATACGGGAAAAGTCTTCTGCTGGGGATGGAACAAGTATGGACAG TTGGGCCTTGGGGACGTGATTGACCGTAACATTCCTTCCGAAGTCACCCTCGAAGGTTGCGTAGCTAAAAACGTTGCATGCGGCTGGTGGCATACTCTTCTTCTGGCCGAGTCCCCCATTTGA
- the LOC114179281 gene encoding ultraviolet-B receptor UVR8-like isoform X2: MNGEGSEAMQVEKEMLVYMWGYLPGALPQRTPLLTPVLVRVPPSGYSWSDVCGGGCGFAMAISEPGKLITWGSSDDLGQSYVTSGKHGETPEPFPLPTEVTIVKAASGWAHCVAVTDCGEVYTWGWRECVPSGKVFGESSTGVKPEKDVPARQSSFLTEQRTASSTSGEESTKRRRVSSSKQTAETSSSSDENLTALPCLVTLNPGIRIASVAAGGRHTLALSDIGQVWGWGYGGEGQLGLGSRIRMVSSPHLVPCINTSSYGKDMSLSLARGSMSSDGQNFRVPGSYIKAIACGGRHSAVITDAGAVLTFGWGLYGQVIKCGQGSTDDELSPTCVSSLLGIRTEGVAAGLWHTVCTSADGDVYAFGGNQFGQLGTGSDQAETIPRLLDCPSLENVNVKRISCGARHSALVTDTGKVFCWGWNKYGQLGLGDVIDRNIPSEVTLEGCVAKNVACGWWHTLLLAESPI, from the exons ATGAATGGCGAGGGGAGTGAAGCAATGCAAGTGGAGAAGGAGATGTTGGTGTACATGTGGGGTTACCTCCCCGGAGCTCTGCCGCAGAGGACGCCGCTGCTGACGCCGGTCCTCGTTAGGGTTCCGCCGTCAGGTTACTCCTGGAGTGATGTTTGCGGCGGCGGTTGTGGATTTGCCATGGCTATCTCTG AGCCCGGAAAGCTCATAACATGGGGTTCATCAGATGATTTAGGCCAAAGCTATGTTACATCAGGCAAACATGGG GAAACACCAGAGCCTTTCCCTCTTCCAACTGAAGTGACTATTGTAAAAGCTGCATCTGGATGGGCGCATTGTGTTGCAGTCACTG ACTGTGGAGAAGTTTATACATGGGGATGGAGGGAATGTGTTCCCTCTGGGAAGGTGTTTGGTGAATCATCAACTGGGGTGAAACCTGAAAAGGATGTACCGGCAAGGCAAAGTTCATTCTTGACGGAGCAAA GAACTGCTTCTAGTACCAGTGGAGAAGAAagtacaaaaagaagaagagttTCTTCATCAAAGCAAACAGCTGAAACCTCTTCTTCCAGTGATGAAAATCTGACAGCGTTGCCATGTCTTGTCACACTAAACCCAGGCATAAGGATAGCAAGTGTTGCTGCTGGTGGTCGCCATACCTTAGCATTGTCAG ATATAGGACAGGTGTGGGGTTGGGGCTATGGAGGTGAAGGTCAGCTTGGTTTGGGTTCTAGAATACGAATGGTGTCCTCTCCTCATCTAGTTCCTTGTATTAATACCTCTTCTTATGGTAAAGATATGTCGTTGTCACTGGCTCGAGGAAGCATGAGTTCAGATGGACAAAATTTCAGAGTACCAGGAAGTTATATAAAGGCAATTGCCTGCGGAGGTCGACACAGTGCAGTAATAACAG ATGCTGGAGCTGTGCTTACATTTGGTTGGGGACTTTATGGACAGGTAATTAAG TGTGGGCAAGGAAGTACAGATGATGAACTGAGTCCGACCTGTGTATCTTCCTTATTGGGTATTCGAACAGAGGGGGTTGCTGCAGGACTGTGGCATACTGTGTGTACATCTGCTGATGGTGATGTATATGCATTTGGTGGAAACCAGTTTGGGCAGCTGGGAACTGGCTCTGACCAAGCTGAG ACTATACCAAGGCTCCTGGATTGTCCGAGCTTGGAAAATGTCAACGTTAAGAGGATATCTTGTGGGGCGCGCCACTCTGCTCTAGTAACAG ATACGGGAAAAGTCTTCTGCTGGGGATGGAACAAGTATGGACAG TTGGGCCTTGGGGACGTGATTGACCGTAACATTCCTTCCGAAGTCACCCTCGAAGGTTGCGTAGCTAAAAACGTTGCATGCGGCTGGTGGCATACTCTTCTTCTGGCCGAGTCCCCCATTTGA
- the LOC114179281 gene encoding ultraviolet-B receptor UVR8-like isoform X4, with the protein MNGEGSEAMQVEKEMLVYMWGYLPGALPQRTPLLTPVLVRVPPSGYSWSDVCGGGCGFAMAISEPGKLITWGSSDDLGQSYVTSGKHGETPEPFPLPTEVTIVKAASGWAHCVAVTDCGEVYTWGWRECVPSGKVFGESSTGVKPEKDVPARQSSFLTEQRTASSTSGEESTKRRRVSSSKQTAETSSSSDENLTALPCLVTLNPGIRIASVAAGGRHTLALSDIGQVWGWGYGGEGQLGLGSRIRMVSSPHLVPCINTSSYGKDMSLSLARGSMSSDGQNFRVPGSYIKAIACGGRHSAVITDAGAVLTFGWGLYGQCGQGSTDDELSPTCVSSLLGIRTEGVAAGLWHTVCTSADGDVYAFGGNQFGQLGTGSDQAETIPRLLDCPSLENVNVKRISCGARHSALVTDTGKVFCWGWNKYGQLGLGDVIDRNIPSEVTLEGCVAKNVACGWWHTLLLAESPI; encoded by the exons ATGAATGGCGAGGGGAGTGAAGCAATGCAAGTGGAGAAGGAGATGTTGGTGTACATGTGGGGTTACCTCCCCGGAGCTCTGCCGCAGAGGACGCCGCTGCTGACGCCGGTCCTCGTTAGGGTTCCGCCGTCAGGTTACTCCTGGAGTGATGTTTGCGGCGGCGGTTGTGGATTTGCCATGGCTATCTCTG AGCCCGGAAAGCTCATAACATGGGGTTCATCAGATGATTTAGGCCAAAGCTATGTTACATCAGGCAAACATGGG GAAACACCAGAGCCTTTCCCTCTTCCAACTGAAGTGACTATTGTAAAAGCTGCATCTGGATGGGCGCATTGTGTTGCAGTCACTG ACTGTGGAGAAGTTTATACATGGGGATGGAGGGAATGTGTTCCCTCTGGGAAGGTGTTTGGTGAATCATCAACTGGGGTGAAACCTGAAAAGGATGTACCGGCAAGGCAAAGTTCATTCTTGACGGAGCAAA GAACTGCTTCTAGTACCAGTGGAGAAGAAagtacaaaaagaagaagagttTCTTCATCAAAGCAAACAGCTGAAACCTCTTCTTCCAGTGATGAAAATCTGACAGCGTTGCCATGTCTTGTCACACTAAACCCAGGCATAAGGATAGCAAGTGTTGCTGCTGGTGGTCGCCATACCTTAGCATTGTCAG ATATAGGACAGGTGTGGGGTTGGGGCTATGGAGGTGAAGGTCAGCTTGGTTTGGGTTCTAGAATACGAATGGTGTCCTCTCCTCATCTAGTTCCTTGTATTAATACCTCTTCTTATGGTAAAGATATGTCGTTGTCACTGGCTCGAGGAAGCATGAGTTCAGATGGACAAAATTTCAGAGTACCAGGAAGTTATATAAAGGCAATTGCCTGCGGAGGTCGACACAGTGCAGTAATAACAG ATGCTGGAGCTGTGCTTACATTTGGTTGGGGACTTTATGGACAG TGTGGGCAAGGAAGTACAGATGATGAACTGAGTCCGACCTGTGTATCTTCCTTATTGGGTATTCGAACAGAGGGGGTTGCTGCAGGACTGTGGCATACTGTGTGTACATCTGCTGATGGTGATGTATATGCATTTGGTGGAAACCAGTTTGGGCAGCTGGGAACTGGCTCTGACCAAGCTGAG ACTATACCAAGGCTCCTGGATTGTCCGAGCTTGGAAAATGTCAACGTTAAGAGGATATCTTGTGGGGCGCGCCACTCTGCTCTAGTAACAG ATACGGGAAAAGTCTTCTGCTGGGGATGGAACAAGTATGGACAG TTGGGCCTTGGGGACGTGATTGACCGTAACATTCCTTCCGAAGTCACCCTCGAAGGTTGCGTAGCTAAAAACGTTGCATGCGGCTGGTGGCATACTCTTCTTCTGGCCGAGTCCCCCATTTGA
- the LOC114179281 gene encoding ultraviolet-B receptor UVR8-like isoform X3 encodes MNGEGSEAMQVEKEMLVYMWGYLPGALPQRTPLLTPVLVRVPPSGYSWSDVCGGGCGFAMAISEPGKLITWGSSDDLGQSYVTSGKHGETPEPFPLPTEVTIVKAASGWAHCVAVTDCGEVYTWGWRECVPSGKVFGESSTGVKPEKDVPARQSSFLTEQRTASSTSGEESTKRRRVSSSKQTAETSSSSDENLTALPCLVTLNPGIRIASVAAGGRHTLALSVSDIGQVWGWGYGGEGQLGLGSRIRMVSSPHLVPCINTSSYGKDMSLSLARGSMSSDGQNFRVPGSYIKAIACGGRHSAVITDAGAVLTFGWGLYGQCGQGSTDDELSPTCVSSLLGIRTEGVAAGLWHTVCTSADGDVYAFGGNQFGQLGTGSDQAETIPRLLDCPSLENVNVKRISCGARHSALVTDTGKVFCWGWNKYGQLGLGDVIDRNIPSEVTLEGCVAKNVACGWWHTLLLAESPI; translated from the exons ATGAATGGCGAGGGGAGTGAAGCAATGCAAGTGGAGAAGGAGATGTTGGTGTACATGTGGGGTTACCTCCCCGGAGCTCTGCCGCAGAGGACGCCGCTGCTGACGCCGGTCCTCGTTAGGGTTCCGCCGTCAGGTTACTCCTGGAGTGATGTTTGCGGCGGCGGTTGTGGATTTGCCATGGCTATCTCTG AGCCCGGAAAGCTCATAACATGGGGTTCATCAGATGATTTAGGCCAAAGCTATGTTACATCAGGCAAACATGGG GAAACACCAGAGCCTTTCCCTCTTCCAACTGAAGTGACTATTGTAAAAGCTGCATCTGGATGGGCGCATTGTGTTGCAGTCACTG ACTGTGGAGAAGTTTATACATGGGGATGGAGGGAATGTGTTCCCTCTGGGAAGGTGTTTGGTGAATCATCAACTGGGGTGAAACCTGAAAAGGATGTACCGGCAAGGCAAAGTTCATTCTTGACGGAGCAAA GAACTGCTTCTAGTACCAGTGGAGAAGAAagtacaaaaagaagaagagttTCTTCATCAAAGCAAACAGCTGAAACCTCTTCTTCCAGTGATGAAAATCTGACAGCGTTGCCATGTCTTGTCACACTAAACCCAGGCATAAGGATAGCAAGTGTTGCTGCTGGTGGTCGCCATACCTTAGCATTGTCAG TTTCAGATATAGGACAGGTGTGGGGTTGGGGCTATGGAGGTGAAGGTCAGCTTGGTTTGGGTTCTAGAATACGAATGGTGTCCTCTCCTCATCTAGTTCCTTGTATTAATACCTCTTCTTATGGTAAAGATATGTCGTTGTCACTGGCTCGAGGAAGCATGAGTTCAGATGGACAAAATTTCAGAGTACCAGGAAGTTATATAAAGGCAATTGCCTGCGGAGGTCGACACAGTGCAGTAATAACAG ATGCTGGAGCTGTGCTTACATTTGGTTGGGGACTTTATGGACAG TGTGGGCAAGGAAGTACAGATGATGAACTGAGTCCGACCTGTGTATCTTCCTTATTGGGTATTCGAACAGAGGGGGTTGCTGCAGGACTGTGGCATACTGTGTGTACATCTGCTGATGGTGATGTATATGCATTTGGTGGAAACCAGTTTGGGCAGCTGGGAACTGGCTCTGACCAAGCTGAG ACTATACCAAGGCTCCTGGATTGTCCGAGCTTGGAAAATGTCAACGTTAAGAGGATATCTTGTGGGGCGCGCCACTCTGCTCTAGTAACAG ATACGGGAAAAGTCTTCTGCTGGGGATGGAACAAGTATGGACAG TTGGGCCTTGGGGACGTGATTGACCGTAACATTCCTTCCGAAGTCACCCTCGAAGGTTGCGTAGCTAAAAACGTTGCATGCGGCTGGTGGCATACTCTTCTTCTGGCCGAGTCCCCCATTTGA